The DNA segment CATCGCCCTGACCCGTCAGAACATCCCGGTGTTCGAACGCGGCGACGGCGAGGCAGCCGGCGACACCCTCGCATCCGCGAGCAACGTCGCGAAGGGCGCCTACGTGCTGGCCGAAGCGCCTTCGGGTGCACCCGAGGTGATCCTCATCGCCACGGGCTCCGAGGTGCAGGTCGCCCTCGCCGCACGCGAGCAGCTCGCGACCGAGGGCATCGGAGCGCGCGTCGTCTCGGCGCCCAGCCTGGAGTGGTTCGAGGAGCAGGATGCCGCGTACCGCGAGTCGGTGCTTCCGGCCTCCGTCACCGCGCGCGTCAGCGTCGAGGCCGGCCTCGCACTGAGCTGGCACCGCTACCTCGGCACCCGCGGCCGCGCCGTGTCGATCGAGCACTTCGGCGCTTCCGCCGACTACAAGACCCTCTTCCGCGAGTTCGGCATCACCCACGAGCACGTCGTCGCCGCCGCGAAGGAATCGCTCGCGTCGAACTGACCGGGCAGAAGGAGACCACATCATGAGCACCTCCCCCACCACCGCCCTCTCCGAAGCGGGCGTCAGCATCTGGCTCGACGACCTCTCGCGCGGACGCATCGTCTCGGGCGACCTGGAGCGCCTCATCGCCGAACGCGATGTCGTGGGCGTCACGACCAACCCGACGATCTTCGCGGGCGCCCTCAGCAACGGCGACGTCTACCGCGAGCAGGTCGCGACGCTCGCCGCCGACGGCGCGGACGTCGACCGCGCGGTCTTCGAGATCACCACCGACGACGTGCGCGACGCGGCCGACCACTTCCGGCCCGTGTTCGACCGGAGCGGCGGGTACGACGGCCGGGTCTCGATCGAGGTCTCCCCCGACCTCGCCCACGACACCGAGGCCACGATCGCCGAGGCGCACCGGCTCTGGGATCGCGTCGACCGTCCGAACGTGATGATCAAGATCCCCGCCACGCGCGAGGGCCTGCCCGCCATCACCGCGGCGATCGCGGCGGGGATCAGCGTCAACGTCACGCTCATCTTCAGCCTCGACCGCTACCGCGAGGTCATCGACGCGTACCTCGCCGGACTCGAGCAGGCGCGCGCCGCCGGCATCGACCTGGCCACGATCCACTCGGTCGCGTCGTTCTTCGTCTCGCGCGTCGACACCGAGATCGACAAGCGGCTCGAGGCGATCGGCACGGCCGAGGCACTCGCGCTGAAGAGCCGCGCCGGCGTCGCGAACGCGCGACTGGCGTACGAGCTCTACCTCCAGGAGTTCGGCGGGGAGCGCGC comes from the Agromyces marinus genome and includes:
- the tal gene encoding transaldolase; translation: MSTSPTTALSEAGVSIWLDDLSRGRIVSGDLERLIAERDVVGVTTNPTIFAGALSNGDVYREQVATLAADGADVDRAVFEITTDDVRDAADHFRPVFDRSGGYDGRVSIEVSPDLAHDTEATIAEAHRLWDRVDRPNVMIKIPATREGLPAITAAIAAGISVNVTLIFSLDRYREVIDAYLAGLEQARAAGIDLATIHSVASFFVSRVDTEIDKRLEAIGTAEALALKSRAGVANARLAYELYLQEFGGERASALLDAGANRQRPLWASTGVKDPALPDTLYVTELVAKGVVNTMPEKTLEATYDHGVVEGDTVSGAFAEAGRVLDALDGVGVDYDDVTALLEREGVDKFVVSWGELLETVRGALEAAR